A part of Liolophura sinensis isolate JHLJ2023 chromosome 1, CUHK_Ljap_v2, whole genome shotgun sequence genomic DNA contains:
- the LOC135466394 gene encoding ethanolamine-phosphate cytidylyltransferase-like, whose amino-acid sequence MSVKRQSEMASPVDQQNKKKKQVRVWVDGCFDMVHFGHANAIRQAKQMGDYLIVGVHSDEEVAKHKGPPVFTDKERYEMVRAIKWVDEVVEDAPYVTTLETLDKYNCDFCVHGDDITTTADGTDTYHLVKKAGKYKECKRTEGVSTTDLVGRMLLLTRSHHQIEDKEMDKQSVGAIGQLVGSGRSSLMSNRQAPSASSPWTGVSQFLATSKKIIQFSEGKEPKQGDRIVYVAGAFDCFHLGHLEFLKKAHKEGDFLIVGLHTDVVVNRYKGSNYPIMNLNERLLSVLACRYVSEVVIGAPYAVTADLMDHFKVDIVIHGMTPIQPDEDGSDAYAEPKKRDKFKTVNSGTDLTTHTMLERIIAHRLQYEARNKKKEAKEAKIFQAMKEKEVYEVE is encoded by the exons ATGTCTGTTAAGAGACAGAGTGAAATGGCTTCTCCCGTAGACCAACAGAATAAGAAGAAGAAGCAAGTTAGGGTTTGGGTGGATGGATG TTTTGACATGGTGCATTTTGGTCATGCCAATGCGATCAGACAG GCTAAGCAGATGGGGGATTACCTGATTGTTGGAGTACATTCTGATG AGGAAGTAGCCAAACATAAGGGCCCCCCAGTGTTCACAGACAAGGAAAGATATGAAATGGTCCGAGCTATCAAATGGGTTGATGAG GTTGTTGAAGATGCCCCCTATGTGACAACTTTGGAAACTCTGGACAAATATAACTGTGACTTTTGTGTACATGGAG ATGATATCACCACAACTGCTGATGGCACAGACACTTATCACCTTGTCAAGAAGGCAGGCAAATACAA agaatgTAAAAGAACTGAGGGTGTGTCCACAACAGATTTGGTAGGCAG aatgttgttgttgaccCGCTCCCATCACCAAATAGAGGATAAAGAAATGGACAAGCAGAGCGTGGGTGCTATTGGCCAG CTGGTTGGCTCTGGCAGGTCATCTTTAATGTCTAACCGACAGGCCCCAAGTGCATCCAGTCCTTGGACTGGGGTCTCACAGTTCCTCGCCACCTCCAAGAAGATTATCCAGTTCTCAGAGGGGAAAGAGCCTAAGCAAGGGGACAGGATCGTGTATGTTGCAGGAGCATTTGACTGCTTTC ATTTGGGACATTTGGAGTTTTTGAAGAAGGCACACAAGGAAGGGGACTTCTTGATAGTTGGTCTGCACACAGATGTG GTGGTGAACAGATACAAGGGCTCAAACTATCCAATAATGAACCTCAATGAGAGGCTGCTCAGTGTCCTCGCCTGTCGA TATGTATCAGAGGTTGTGATTGGTGCTCCCTATGCTGTAACTGCTGATCTTATGGACCATTTCAAG GTTGACATTGTTATTCATGGCATGACTCCAATACAACCTGATGAGGATGGCTCAGATGCCTATGCT GAGCCTAAGAAGCGAGACAAATTCAAGACTGTTAACAGTGGAACTGATCTTACAACACACACAATGTTAGAGCGCATCATTGCTCATAG GCTGCAATATGaagcaagaaataaaaagaagGAGGCAAAAGAAGCTAAGATTTTTCAGGCCATGAAAGAAAAGGAAGTCTACGAGGTAGAATAA
- the LOC135470574 gene encoding uncharacterized protein LOC135470574 isoform X1 → MGTENVILQGDFMIFDTKVSCGNVEECCREKSPRAVRVSFEKNLTDESYCLRMLDPKRRHRPVYYHLSKSNFCGTDSGTVSLKKSILLCVKWQVSYKYLTVFVQNEGGVDQSPCILLRSDWSKEDQTNWQTVIGRHLGFRRKWSVTKASRHAERVLLCLTENSLALNKSSFSGTSGPHCLQHLSFKDFDIFSDYDKKTKKLQITSRKKGHCLNEDVHYEVTTSLGQEIITALRGPNHTLTRPPLVPSLSLLMPDESGPPPCSFVPLFVHTPTPGSTPIMGKSSPFPPGNLQEPLSLLNMPPPPKPPKPHVKPRHRKFCPPENPLCNMKSFRRSYSMGEKDLLSRKKSRKALIRNKVSISGGYDSDSESIENLPAAVSETIRNADRETLYMHKQWYKSFKSQMRTSVYAEPAQSERDSTEPKLSIPAKATDKRESYCRSIFVSSDEDDYWIGEVSFTLQNRLEKKHPDPDTMKLGWRQIVRLNFHLYPPLGGGISGGWQDLADYIGLTGQEIAMVDHFCLVHQQTPVSVLLDHWQFVYNKQTRQQVRNPAFVPEFTCPPCTKQQLAQFLQDIGRLDILEICNLP, encoded by the exons AATCGTACTGCCTGCGGATGTTGGACCCTAAACGTCGGCATCGCCCTGTTTATTATCACCTGTCCAAGTCAAATTTCTGTGGAACTGATTCAGGAACTGTGTCACTGAAAAAGAGCATTCTGCTGTGTGTAAAGTGGCAGGTCAGTTATAAGTACCTGACCGTGTTCGTGCAAAATGAGGGAGGGGTTGACCAGTCTCCATGTATCCTGCTCCGGTCAGACTGGTCCAAGGAAGACCAAACAAACTGGCAGACTGTGATTGGTCGGCACTTAGGATTCC GACGAAAATGGTCTGTGACGAAGGCCAGCAGACATGCGGAACGTGTTCTTCTGTGTTTGACTGAAAACAGCTTAGCCCTGAACAAATCAAGTTTTTCAGGCACGTCTGGTCCACATTGTTTGCAGCACCTCTCTTTTAAAGACTTTGATATCTTTTCTGATtatgacaagaaaacaaaaaagctgcAGATAACCTCCCGAAAAAAAGGACATTGTCTGAATGAAG ATGTCCATTATGAGGTGACAACTAGCCTGGGGCAGGAGATCATTACAGCATTGCGAGGACCTAACCACACACTTACCCGGCCTCCCCTAGTGCCCAGCTTGTCCCTCCTCATGCCGGATGAGTCAGGTCCTCCCCCTTgttcatttgtgcctctgtttGTGCACACACCCACGCCTGGATCCACCCCCATCATGGGCAAATCCTCACCTTTTCCACCTGGTAACTTGCAGGAACCTTTATCATTGCTAAACATGCCCCCTCCACCAAAACCACCAAAACCACATGTAAAGCCTAGGCACAGAAAATTTTGTCCTCCGGAAAATCCACTATGCAATATGAAATCTTTTCGCAGAAGCTATTCCATGGGGGAGAAAGATTTGCTATCTAGGAAAAAAAGCCGAAAGGCCTTAATTCGCAATAAGGTCTCTATTTCGGGCGGGTATGATTCTGATTCAGAAAGCATTGAAAATCTTCCTGCGGCAGTGAGTGAGACTATCCGGAATGCGGATAGAGAGacattgtacatgcacaaaCAGTGGTACAAGAGCTTCAAGTCTCAGATGAGGACTTCAGTGTATGCTGAGCCTGCGCAGTCTGAGAGGGACTCCACTGAACCAAAGCTAAGCATCCCTGCCAAGGCCACAGACAAACG AGAAAGTTATTGCAGAAGTATCTTTGTAAGCTCAGACGAAGATGATTACTGGATTGGAGAG GTTAGCTTTACTCTACAGAACAGGCTAGAGAAGAAACATCCTGATCCTGACACCATGAAGCTGGGATGGAGGCAAATTGTGCGGCTGAACTTTCACCTTTACCCTCCCTTAGGGGGTGGGATATCAGGTGGCTGGCAGGACCTGGCTGATTACATAG GGTTAACAGGCCAGGAGATAGCAATGGTGGATCACTTCTGTCTGGTACATCAGCAGACACCTGTCAGTGTGCTCCTGGATCACTGGCAGTTCGTGTATAACAAACAAACCAGACAGCAGGTCAGGAATCCAGCATTTGTTCCCGAGTTCACTTGCCCACCCTGTACCAAACAGCAGCTGGCCCAGTTTCTACAGGACATTGGAAGGCTGGATATTCTGGAAATCTGCAATCTGCCATAG
- the LOC135470574 gene encoding uncharacterized protein LOC135470574 isoform X2 has product MLDPKRRHRPVYYHLSKSNFCGTDSGTVSLKKSILLCVKWQVSYKYLTVFVQNEGGVDQSPCILLRSDWSKEDQTNWQTVIGRHLGFRRKWSVTKASRHAERVLLCLTENSLALNKSSFSGTSGPHCLQHLSFKDFDIFSDYDKKTKKLQITSRKKGHCLNEDVHYEVTTSLGQEIITALRGPNHTLTRPPLVPSLSLLMPDESGPPPCSFVPLFVHTPTPGSTPIMGKSSPFPPGNLQEPLSLLNMPPPPKPPKPHVKPRHRKFCPPENPLCNMKSFRRSYSMGEKDLLSRKKSRKALIRNKVSISGGYDSDSESIENLPAAVSETIRNADRETLYMHKQWYKSFKSQMRTSVYAEPAQSERDSTEPKLSIPAKATDKRESYCRSIFVSSDEDDYWIGEVSFTLQNRLEKKHPDPDTMKLGWRQIVRLNFHLYPPLGGGISGGWQDLADYIGLTGQEIAMVDHFCLVHQQTPVSVLLDHWQFVYNKQTRQQVRNPAFVPEFTCPPCTKQQLAQFLQDIGRLDILEICNLP; this is encoded by the exons ATGTTGGACCCTAAACGTCGGCATCGCCCTGTTTATTATCACCTGTCCAAGTCAAATTTCTGTGGAACTGATTCAGGAACTGTGTCACTGAAAAAGAGCATTCTGCTGTGTGTAAAGTGGCAGGTCAGTTATAAGTACCTGACCGTGTTCGTGCAAAATGAGGGAGGGGTTGACCAGTCTCCATGTATCCTGCTCCGGTCAGACTGGTCCAAGGAAGACCAAACAAACTGGCAGACTGTGATTGGTCGGCACTTAGGATTCC GACGAAAATGGTCTGTGACGAAGGCCAGCAGACATGCGGAACGTGTTCTTCTGTGTTTGACTGAAAACAGCTTAGCCCTGAACAAATCAAGTTTTTCAGGCACGTCTGGTCCACATTGTTTGCAGCACCTCTCTTTTAAAGACTTTGATATCTTTTCTGATtatgacaagaaaacaaaaaagctgcAGATAACCTCCCGAAAAAAAGGACATTGTCTGAATGAAG ATGTCCATTATGAGGTGACAACTAGCCTGGGGCAGGAGATCATTACAGCATTGCGAGGACCTAACCACACACTTACCCGGCCTCCCCTAGTGCCCAGCTTGTCCCTCCTCATGCCGGATGAGTCAGGTCCTCCCCCTTgttcatttgtgcctctgtttGTGCACACACCCACGCCTGGATCCACCCCCATCATGGGCAAATCCTCACCTTTTCCACCTGGTAACTTGCAGGAACCTTTATCATTGCTAAACATGCCCCCTCCACCAAAACCACCAAAACCACATGTAAAGCCTAGGCACAGAAAATTTTGTCCTCCGGAAAATCCACTATGCAATATGAAATCTTTTCGCAGAAGCTATTCCATGGGGGAGAAAGATTTGCTATCTAGGAAAAAAAGCCGAAAGGCCTTAATTCGCAATAAGGTCTCTATTTCGGGCGGGTATGATTCTGATTCAGAAAGCATTGAAAATCTTCCTGCGGCAGTGAGTGAGACTATCCGGAATGCGGATAGAGAGacattgtacatgcacaaaCAGTGGTACAAGAGCTTCAAGTCTCAGATGAGGACTTCAGTGTATGCTGAGCCTGCGCAGTCTGAGAGGGACTCCACTGAACCAAAGCTAAGCATCCCTGCCAAGGCCACAGACAAACG AGAAAGTTATTGCAGAAGTATCTTTGTAAGCTCAGACGAAGATGATTACTGGATTGGAGAG GTTAGCTTTACTCTACAGAACAGGCTAGAGAAGAAACATCCTGATCCTGACACCATGAAGCTGGGATGGAGGCAAATTGTGCGGCTGAACTTTCACCTTTACCCTCCCTTAGGGGGTGGGATATCAGGTGGCTGGCAGGACCTGGCTGATTACATAG GGTTAACAGGCCAGGAGATAGCAATGGTGGATCACTTCTGTCTGGTACATCAGCAGACACCTGTCAGTGTGCTCCTGGATCACTGGCAGTTCGTGTATAACAAACAAACCAGACAGCAGGTCAGGAATCCAGCATTTGTTCCCGAGTTCACTTGCCCACCCTGTACCAAACAGCAGCTGGCCCAGTTTCTACAGGACATTGGAAGGCTGGATATTCTGGAAATCTGCAATCTGCCATAG